Proteins encoded by one window of Blautia argi:
- a CDS encoding stage V sporulation protein AB, which yields MWQGEILAALAALSGGAIVATALAAFIIELGIIPRLAGITHTAKHILLYENCLMLGSFLGNLVFIYDCSPPLGQIFLAFMGLCFGIFLGCWIIALGEVVNVFAIMARRLGLKKGTALIVLSIAVGKTLGSLVQFFLWG from the coding sequence ATGTGGCAGGGAGAGATTCTGGCAGCACTGGCAGCGTTAAGCGGCGGAGCCATTGTGGCTACCGCCCTTGCTGCCTTTATCATTGAACTGGGCATCATTCCCCGTCTTGCCGGAATTACCCATACCGCCAAACATATACTTTTGTACGAAAACTGCCTGATGCTGGGAAGCTTTCTGGGAAATCTGGTATTTATCTATGATTGTTCTCCTCCTCTGGGGCAGATTTTCCTGGCGTTTATGGGGCTTTGTTTTGGAATCTTTCTGGGTTGCTGGATTATTGCACTGGGCGAGGTAGTAAATGTCTTTGCCATTATGGCCCGCCGTTTGGGGCTGAAGAAGGGCACAGCCCTGATTGTACTTTCCATTGCTGTGGGTAAGACGCTGGGAAGTCTTGTGCAGTTCTTTTTGTGGGGATAA